In one Geminocystis sp. M7585_C2015_104 genomic region, the following are encoded:
- a CDS encoding M48 family metalloprotease yields the protein MHLLLIVSSIFVAVGIRIFFPIPSPTENGKLCWGKLLFHFAFPPLLLLMTALVVVVMGYQGKMWGIKAGKFSYFLSLAFLIYAVFVILKNLYQQWQIQSLLTNFPGIVIEDNPCKLLDTPFPYAAVVGLWNPQLVVSEGLIKLLSPPHLKSVIAHELGHLYYRDTFLFFWLSCLKTIGFSLPKSEQIWENLALMRELRADLFACQKVDHLLVAESLIIINSYLLNNRGEKLLFECPLYSSRLGERVENLLENREGKLVENYRETFWLILAFIPWIFLPFHSVG from the coding sequence ATGCATCTGTTGTTGATTGTTTCTTCCATTTTTGTGGCGGTAGGGATAAGGATTTTTTTCCCCATCCCCTCCCCCACGGAGAATGGCAAACTTTGTTGGGGTAAATTACTATTCCACTTTGCCTTTCCCCCTCTTCTCTTGTTGATGACTGCCTTGGTGGTAGTTGTCATGGGTTACCAGGGAAAGATGTGGGGAATAAAAGCGGGTAAATTTAGTTATTTCCTCTCTCTTGCTTTTCTGATTTACGCCGTTTTTGTTATCCTTAAAAACCTATACCAGCAGTGGCAAATTCAATCTTTGCTGACAAATTTTCCGGGCATTGTTATAGAAGATAACCCATGCAAATTACTAGATACACCCTTTCCCTATGCCGCCGTGGTGGGTTTATGGAATCCCCAACTGGTAGTGAGTGAGGGATTGATTAAGTTGCTTTCTCCTCCCCACTTGAAATCAGTAATCGCCCACGAATTGGGCCATTTGTACTACCGCGATACCTTTCTCTTTTTCTGGTTGAGTTGTTTAAAGACTATTGGATTTTCTCTGCCAAAGAGCGAACAAATTTGGGAAAATCTGGCTCTAATGCGGGAGTTAAGGGCGGATTTATTTGCTTGCCAAAAAGTAGACCATTTACTAGTAGCAGAGTCTCTGATTATAATCAACTCCTATTTGTTAAATAACCGCGGAGAAAAACTGTTGTTTGAATGTCCGTTATACTCCAGTCGTTTGGGGGAAAGAGTCGAAAATTTGTTGGAAAACAGAGAGGGGAAATTAGTGGAGAATTATAGAGAAACCTTCTGGCTAATACTGGCTTTTATACCCTGGATTTTTCTCCCGTTTCACAGCGTCGGATAG
- a CDS encoding HNH endonuclease — protein MGKVLVLNASYEPLNITNWKRAVVLLLKGKAEQLEHNGKYVYEKLPLPSVIRLRQYVKVPHKEIPLTRKNILERDRYTCQYCGYRGEHLTIDHVIPRSRGGGDTWENLVTACVRCNIKKGNRTPKEANMSLSRQPRKPHSSLHFEINRHIQDNLHHEWRKYIIGV, from the coding sequence ATGGGAAAGGTTTTAGTATTAAATGCCTCCTATGAACCGCTAAACATAACCAACTGGAAACGTGCGGTTGTCTTACTTTTAAAGGGGAAAGCCGAACAGTTGGAACATAATGGTAAATACGTGTATGAAAAACTGCCTCTCCCTTCGGTAATTCGATTACGCCAATATGTAAAAGTACCCCACAAAGAAATCCCCCTCACCAGAAAGAATATCCTAGAACGAGATCGTTACACTTGTCAATACTGTGGCTATCGTGGTGAACACTTAACTATTGATCATGTTATCCCACGCTCTCGTGGTGGTGGTGACACTTGGGAGAATCTAGTCACTGCCTGTGTCCGTTGTAATATCAAAAAAGGCAACCGCACTCCCAAAGAAGCTAACATGTCTCTCAGCCGTCAACCCAGAAAACCCCACAGCAGTCTTCACTTTGAAATCAATAGACACATTCAAGACAATCTCCATCACGAGTGGCGTAAGTATATTATTGGTGTTTAG
- a CDS encoding LapA family protein — MFTTRRLFISIIISFWLLLLPVLSIQNITPVSLKFLVFESISLPVGVLLSFTVAFGFIVGSFLPLFPEKKQKRPRKNRAFAQKQDSEKDPIFDWE; from the coding sequence ATGTTCACCACCAGAAGACTTTTTATAAGTATAATCATCAGTTTTTGGCTTTTACTACTCCCTGTTTTATCCATTCAGAACATTACACCGGTAAGCCTAAAATTCCTAGTTTTTGAATCCATTTCTCTGCCGGTGGGAGTTCTACTCTCCTTCACTGTAGCCTTTGGGTTTATAGTGGGGTCATTTCTTCCCCTTTTTCCAGAGAAGAAACAAAAAAGGCCCAGAAAAAATAGGGCTTTTGCCCAGAAACAAGATTCAGAAAAAGACCCCATTTTTGATTGGGAATAA
- a CDS encoding peptidylprolyl isomerase gives MRKILLKIVASLIMIAGISLSGCQQINANNPQTEGVKPEITNPTVRIAREMKLPRLEGKATVVMKVNGRSITIEVDGYNAPITAGNFVDLVQKGVYNGTVFHRVVKEPQPFVVQGGDPQSANSNIPVSRLGTGSYIDPQTRQPRYIPLEIRPEYDETQENATPPDIIYSRIVDEPPELKHKYGVIAMARSQMPDSASAQFYFTLAELPFLDGKYAVFGRVVDGMDVVESIKQGDRIESAEVIAGAENLKR, from the coding sequence ATGAGAAAAATTCTGTTAAAAATTGTGGCATCATTGATAATGATCGCCGGAATTAGTTTGTCGGGATGTCAGCAAATAAATGCCAACAATCCCCAGACAGAAGGCGTCAAACCCGAAATCACTAATCCCACTGTCAGAATTGCAAGAGAAATGAAACTACCCCGTTTGGAAGGCAAAGCCACCGTTGTCATGAAGGTCAACGGCAGGAGTATTACTATTGAAGTAGATGGCTACAATGCCCCCATTACTGCCGGCAACTTTGTGGACTTGGTACAAAAGGGAGTGTATAATGGCACTGTGTTTCATAGAGTAGTAAAAGAGCCCCAGCCGTTTGTAGTACAGGGCGGAGATCCCCAGAGTGCCAATTCTAACATTCCTGTGTCTCGTTTGGGCACTGGGAGTTATATTGATCCTCAGACTAGACAACCCCGTTATATTCCCCTAGAAATACGTCCAGAATACGATGAGACTCAGGAAAATGCCACACCCCCTGATATTATTTACAGTCGCATTGTTGACGAGCCACCTGAATTGAAACACAAATATGGCGTTATTGCTATGGCTAGGTCACAAATGCCCGATTCTGCCTCTGCCCAATTTTATTTTACCTTAGCCGAATTGCCTTTTTTAGATGGTAAGTATGCCGTGTTTGGGAGAGTTGTCGACGGTATGGATGTGGTGGAAAGCATCAAACAGGGCGATCGCATCGAATCGGCAGAAGTAATAGCTGGTGCTGAAAATCTGAAAAGATAG
- a CDS encoding glucose-6-phosphate isomerase, whose amino-acid sequence MTPLQLWQRYQDWLYYNPQLDIYVDVSRMRFDEDFYQRMLPKFASAFDSVALLEQGAIANPDEKRMVGHYWLRNPDIAPNPQIRQQIKECIQKVKDFAKKVHNGEITTPQGRKFTDILSIGIGGSALGPQFVSQALADINPPLKIHFLDNTDPAGFDRTLNLLRERLNTTLVLVISKSGTTPETRNGMLETKLVYESMGLEFPRYAVAITMMEESSQLYQTAKAEKWLECFPMFDWVGGRTSEMSAVGLLPAALEGIDIDAMLAGARDMDIATRERDVKNNPAALLALSWYYAGNGKGEKDMVIIPYKDSLILLSRYLQQLIMESLGKEKDLDGNIVHQGIAVYGNKGSTDQHAYVQQLREGIPNFFVTFIEVLKDREGKSPELEKYITSGDYLSGFLQGTRQALYDNGRDSITITIPDVTPYTVGALIALYERAVSIYAYLININAYHQPGVEAGKKAASSVLALQKQILELLASHHQSFTIDEIAEKIGKPEEKEAIYKILRHLAANNRGVSLEGDRRRPSSLRISYNW is encoded by the coding sequence ATGACTCCTTTACAACTGTGGCAACGGTATCAAGACTGGCTTTACTACAACCCCCAGCTGGACATTTATGTGGATGTCAGCCGGATGCGTTTTGATGAGGATTTTTACCAGAGGATGCTACCTAAGTTTGCCTCTGCCTTCGATTCTGTAGCACTTTTGGAACAAGGAGCCATTGCTAATCCCGACGAAAAACGCATGGTGGGCCATTATTGGCTACGCAATCCGGATATTGCGCCAAATCCCCAAATCCGACAACAAATCAAGGAGTGTATCCAAAAAGTCAAGGATTTTGCTAAAAAAGTCCACAACGGCGAAATAACCACCCCCCAAGGCCGAAAATTCACCGACATCCTCTCTATTGGCATCGGAGGCTCGGCTTTGGGCCCACAATTCGTCTCCCAGGCTTTGGCAGACATTAATCCCCCCCTAAAAATACATTTTCTCGATAATACCGACCCAGCGGGTTTCGATCGCACTCTTAATCTCCTGAGAGAAAGATTAAATACTACTTTGGTACTAGTAATAAGCAAGTCTGGCACCACCCCCGAAACCCGTAATGGCATGTTGGAAACAAAGCTGGTATATGAAAGCATGGGGTTGGAATTTCCTCGCTATGCCGTGGCTATTACCATGATGGAGGAAAGTAGTCAGTTGTATCAGACAGCGAAGGCAGAAAAATGGCTGGAATGCTTTCCAATGTTTGACTGGGTGGGGGGTAGGACGTCGGAAATGTCTGCCGTAGGCTTATTACCGGCGGCTTTGGAGGGTATTGACATTGATGCTATGTTAGCCGGCGCGCGGGATATGGACATTGCCACCAGGGAGAGGGATGTGAAAAACAATCCTGCCGCCCTTTTAGCACTGTCTTGGTATTATGCCGGTAACGGCAAAGGAGAAAAAGACATGGTAATTATCCCCTACAAGGATAGTCTTATTCTCCTAAGTCGTTACCTACAGCAACTGATAATGGAGTCTCTGGGCAAGGAAAAGGACTTAGATGGTAACATTGTCCATCAAGGGATTGCTGTTTATGGCAACAAGGGCTCTACGGACCAACACGCTTATGTGCAACAATTAAGGGAGGGTATTCCCAACTTTTTTGTTACCTTCATCGAAGTGTTAAAAGATAGGGAGGGCAAATCCCCCGAGTTAGAAAAATACATCACCAGTGGCGACTATCTTTCCGGCTTTCTCCAAGGCACCCGTCAGGCACTTTATGACAATGGCAGAGACTCTATCACCATCACCATCCCCGATGTCACCCCCTATACTGTTGGCGCCTTGATTGCCTTGTATGAGAGAGCCGTGAGTATTTATGCTTATCTAATCAACATAAACGCCTATCACCAACCGGGGGTAGAAGCTGGGAAAAAGGCCGCCTCTTCTGTTCTAGCTTTGCAAAAACAGATACTGGAACTTTTAGCCAGTCACCACCAGTCCTTTACCATTGATGAGATTGCTGAAAAAATCGGAAAACCGGAGGAAAAAGAGGCCATTTATAAAATTCTCCGTCATTTAGCTGCCAACAATCGTGGGGTTTCCCTTGAGGGAGACAGACGCCGTCCCAGTTCTTTGAGAATATCCTACAATTGGTAG
- a CDS encoding serine hydrolase, with amino-acid sequence MAFFRANPSLARITENILKKTWEVFPSLGKNQIALTVIVDDDRNSPSGYSWRGEEKIYPASVVKLFYLVAIYQWLEEGKIKPSEELNRAIRDMIVYSSNDATSLVVDTLTNTTSGPELPPEEFEKWCRQRNTINEYFRGFQWEEFSYINVNQKTWCDGPYGRERIFVGENYQNRNMLTTNAVGRLFHGLMNNLIVSPAACEKMRNLLKRDASKKKLEVGQEENQINGFIGEAIPDNAQIWSKAGWTSTVRHDAAYVVTPNNPPFLLVIFTEGRENSRNRKIIPHIASLFVQSLG; translated from the coding sequence ATGGCTTTTTTTCGGGCTAATCCCTCCCTGGCAAGGATAACGGAGAATATATTGAAAAAAACCTGGGAGGTGTTTCCTAGTCTGGGAAAAAATCAAATTGCTTTGACGGTAATTGTAGACGATGATCGGAATTCCCCATCAGGATACAGCTGGAGGGGAGAAGAGAAAATTTATCCTGCTAGTGTTGTGAAATTATTCTACCTGGTGGCAATTTATCAGTGGCTGGAGGAGGGAAAAATTAAGCCCTCGGAGGAGTTAAATCGCGCTATCAGAGATATGATAGTGTATTCCAGTAACGATGCCACCAGTTTGGTAGTAGACACCCTTACTAATACTACCTCGGGCCCAGAATTACCACCAGAGGAGTTTGAAAAATGGTGTCGGCAAAGAAATACCATTAACGAGTATTTTCGCGGTTTCCAATGGGAGGAATTCTCTTATATTAATGTTAATCAAAAAACCTGGTGTGATGGACCCTATGGTAGAGAAAGAATATTTGTAGGGGAAAACTATCAAAACCGCAATATGTTAACCACCAATGCAGTGGGGAGACTATTTCATGGCTTGATGAATAACCTAATAGTGTCTCCCGCTGCCTGTGAGAAAATGCGAAACCTGTTGAAAAGAGACGCAAGCAAGAAAAAACTGGAGGTAGGACAGGAGGAGAACCAAATAAATGGGTTTATAGGCGAAGCTATACCAGATAATGCTCAAATTTGGTCAAAAGCCGGTTGGACTTCCACTGTCCGTCATGACGCTGCCTATGTGGTAACCCCTAATAATCCCCCCTTTTTGTTAGTGATTTTCACCGAGGGAAGGGAAAACAGCCGCAATAGGAAAATTATCCCCCACATTGCTAGTCTGTTTGTCCAATCCCTTGGCTGA
- a CDS encoding pentapeptide repeat-containing protein, giving the protein MVFRRIVELLLVCLMGLLLLGTPAYSLDYTKRDLEEADFSHQDLRGSTFNKANLRNSNFSYANLEGVSLFGANMDSANLEGANLRNAVLDQARLTHANLRNAILEGAFATNTKFEGALIEGADFTDVLLTPYVQEMLCKVASGTNPVTGRDTRDTLLCS; this is encoded by the coding sequence ATGGTTTTCCGTCGGATTGTAGAGTTATTGTTGGTTTGTCTGATGGGGTTATTACTGTTGGGCACACCAGCATACTCTTTGGATTATACTAAAAGGGACTTGGAGGAGGCGGATTTTTCCCATCAAGACTTGCGAGGTTCAACCTTTAACAAGGCAAACCTACGTAATAGCAATTTTAGCTATGCCAACCTGGAGGGGGTGAGTCTTTTTGGTGCTAATATGGACTCTGCCAATCTGGAAGGAGCCAATTTACGTAATGCCGTGTTGGATCAGGCTAGACTCACCCATGCCAACCTCCGCAATGCCATTTTGGAAGGTGCCTTTGCTACCAATACCAAGTTTGAGGGGGCTTTGATTGAAGGAGCAGATTTCACGGATGTACTACTAACCCCCTACGTCCAGGAAATGCTTTGTAAGGTGGCCAGTGGCACTAATCCCGTCACTGGCAGGGATACCCGTGACACCCTCTTGTGCTCTTGA